From one Nitrosococcus halophilus Nc 4 genomic stretch:
- the gltX gene encoding glutamate--tRNA ligase, translating to MTVCTRFAPSPTGYLHVGGARTALFSWLYARKHGGRFILRMEDTDRERSSVESVNAILEGMTWLGLEYDEGPFYQTERFSRYREIVEQLLASGHAYLCYCTREELEARRAEQIARKEKPRYDGRCRERQSPREGVSPVVRFKNPLEGQVLIRDLVRGTVVFQNSELDDLILARADGTPTYNLTVVVDDMDMGMTHVIRGDDHLNNTPRQSNIFYALGKEPPVYGHVPMILGPDRQRLSKRHGAVSVISYREAGYLPEALLNYLVRLGWSHGDQEVFSVDEMIKLFDIADVNQSASIFNPEKLLWLNQQYIKKSEPAHIAHHLSWHLGRLGIDPSEGPDLIAVVQAQQERAKTLVEMAHNSVPFYRDFDGYEETAARKHLKASVREPLQDLRDRFEKAQCWEASTLHEILLATVERYELKLGKLAQPLRVAVMGRPISPPIDVTLELIGRERTLARIDQALAWMSHRETSTATPSGHETA from the coding sequence ATGACAGTTTGTACCCGTTTTGCCCCTAGTCCCACCGGCTATTTGCATGTGGGAGGGGCTCGCACAGCGCTTTTTTCCTGGCTTTATGCGCGCAAACATGGGGGGCGTTTTATCCTGCGTATGGAAGATACCGACCGGGAGCGGTCTTCTGTCGAGTCGGTCAATGCCATCCTCGAAGGAATGACTTGGCTCGGTTTGGAATATGATGAAGGACCTTTCTACCAAACCGAACGTTTTTCCCGCTACCGGGAGATCGTTGAACAACTGTTGGCTTCCGGTCATGCTTACCTTTGTTACTGTACCCGAGAGGAACTGGAGGCGAGACGGGCTGAGCAGATAGCACGTAAGGAAAAGCCTCGTTATGATGGCCGTTGCCGGGAACGGCAGTCTCCACGGGAAGGGGTCTCCCCTGTGGTTCGTTTCAAAAACCCTCTGGAAGGCCAGGTCCTGATACGAGACTTGGTTCGCGGTACGGTGGTTTTCCAGAATAGTGAGTTGGATGATTTGATTCTGGCCCGTGCCGATGGTACCCCTACCTATAACTTAACCGTAGTGGTGGATGACATGGATATGGGAATGACCCATGTCATTCGGGGTGATGATCACCTCAACAATACTCCCCGTCAGAGCAATATTTTCTATGCCCTGGGCAAGGAACCGCCGGTTTATGGCCATGTGCCTATGATTTTAGGTCCGGATAGACAGCGCCTATCAAAACGCCATGGTGCCGTCAGTGTCATCAGCTACCGGGAGGCGGGATATTTGCCCGAGGCACTGTTGAACTATTTAGTTCGCCTGGGCTGGTCCCACGGGGACCAGGAAGTGTTTAGCGTGGATGAAATGATCAAATTATTTGACATCGCAGATGTCAATCAATCGGCCTCTATTTTTAACCCAGAGAAATTGCTCTGGCTCAATCAGCAGTACATAAAGAAGAGCGAACCCGCCCATATTGCCCACCATTTGAGCTGGCACTTGGGGCGGTTGGGGATTGATCCTTCCGAGGGGCCTGATTTGATTGCGGTCGTTCAAGCCCAGCAGGAGCGGGCCAAAACCCTGGTGGAAATGGCCCACAACAGCGTGCCGTTTTATCGTGATTTTGATGGCTATGAAGAAACAGCAGCCAGGAAACACCTTAAGGCTTCCGTACGGGAACCCTTACAAGATTTACGTGACCGTTTTGAAAAAGCCCAGTGCTGGGAAGCTTCCACCTTGCATGAAATTCTCCTCGCAACGGTGGAGAGGTATGAGCTGAAGCTAGGTAAATTAGCCCAACCTTTGCGGGTCGCGGTGATGGGGCGTCCTATTTCGCCCCCCATTGATGTCACCCTTGAATTGATAGGACGGGAGAGGACGCTTGCCCGCATCGACCAGGCCTTGGCCTGGATGAGTCACCGTGAGACCTCAACAGCGACTCCATCTGGACATGAAACGGCGTAG
- a CDS encoding plastocyanin/azurin family copper-binding protein, translating to MINAKNALLSVALIMALAFSGMATAETHVIKTIGPAFNPMVVFAEPGDTITWTNMSAHDTRSINGLIPEGAEPWQSQMGQNFNITLEEEGIYLYECSPHIGLGMTGAIVVGEPNNLAELEEKVKSAHGAVQRAFRKAKQAIKARQ from the coding sequence ATGATAAATGCCAAAAACGCTTTGTTAAGTGTAGCATTGATCATGGCCTTGGCCTTCTCGGGCATGGCCACCGCCGAGACCCATGTCATTAAAACCATAGGACCGGCATTTAACCCCATGGTGGTCTTCGCCGAACCCGGCGATACCATTACCTGGACCAATATGTCCGCCCATGACACCCGATCAATCAATGGCCTTATCCCCGAAGGCGCTGAACCTTGGCAATCCCAGATGGGCCAGAATTTTAACATCACCCTTGAAGAAGAAGGTATTTATCTATACGAATGTAGCCCTCATATCGGTCTGGGCATGACGGGAGCCATTGTGGTCGGTGAGCCTAACAACCTTGCTGAACTGGAAGAAAAGGTGAAAAGCGCCCATGGCGCGGTCCAACGGGCCTTCAGGAAGGCTAAGCAGGCTATCAAAGCTAGGCAGTGA
- a CDS encoding Re/Si-specific NAD(P)(+) transhydrogenase subunit alpha, translated as MRIGIPKEIHTGEKRVATTPDAAERLQKSGFSVALETGAGLNANFSDAAYREAGVEIVEDPQSLWSNSDIILKVRPPEMHPELCIDELELLREDSYLLSFIWPAQNTELLERLAAKKANVLAMDSVPRISRAQKLDALSSMANIAGYRAIIEASHHFGRFFAGQITAAGKIPPAKILVIGAGVAGLSAIGTAVGLGAIVRAFDTRPEVKEQVQSMGAEFLELKFEEQGAGEGGYAKEMTKEFIQAEMDLFAHQAMDVDIIVTTALIPGKKAPVLITEGMVESMKDGSVIVDLAAEQGGNCALTKPDEVVVKHGVTIIGYTDLPSRLPTQSSQLYANNLRHLLEELCPEKDGTVHLNMEDEMLRGLTVIKEGEITWPPPPPKISAAPAPKPEQPQPAPAPAEAKAKWKLPTEWRIALIMALGGLGLWGLGTVAPPSFMSHFTVFVLACFVGYQVIWNVTPSLHTPLMSVTNAISSIIIIGALIQVSKSGILIALLAGIAILITSINIAGGFLVTQRMLRMFRK; from the coding sequence ATGCGAATTGGAATTCCTAAAGAAATCCATACGGGTGAAAAGCGCGTAGCCACTACCCCCGATGCAGCCGAGCGCTTGCAAAAATCAGGGTTTTCAGTGGCGCTGGAAACCGGTGCCGGCCTCAATGCCAATTTCTCCGATGCAGCCTACCGTGAAGCAGGGGTTGAAATCGTTGAGGACCCCCAATCTTTATGGTCAAACTCGGATATCATCCTCAAAGTCCGCCCTCCGGAAATGCACCCCGAATTGTGCATTGATGAACTAGAGCTGTTGCGGGAAGACAGCTACCTGCTCAGCTTTATCTGGCCAGCCCAAAATACGGAGCTGCTGGAGCGCCTAGCAGCCAAAAAGGCCAACGTACTAGCGATGGACAGCGTCCCTCGAATCTCCCGCGCCCAGAAGCTTGACGCCCTGAGCTCAATGGCCAACATTGCAGGCTACCGGGCCATTATCGAAGCTTCCCATCATTTCGGCCGCTTCTTTGCGGGGCAAATTACCGCTGCAGGAAAAATTCCCCCCGCTAAAATTCTAGTCATCGGTGCGGGCGTTGCCGGACTTTCAGCAATCGGGACCGCCGTAGGACTTGGGGCTATCGTGCGGGCATTCGATACTCGGCCTGAGGTGAAGGAACAAGTCCAGAGCATGGGGGCTGAATTCCTTGAACTCAAATTTGAAGAGCAAGGTGCTGGAGAGGGCGGCTATGCCAAGGAGATGACTAAGGAGTTCATTCAAGCAGAAATGGACCTCTTCGCCCATCAGGCTATGGATGTGGATATTATCGTGACCACCGCCTTAATACCCGGCAAAAAAGCTCCCGTACTCATTACTGAAGGCATGGTGGAGTCGATGAAAGATGGCAGTGTCATTGTTGACCTGGCAGCCGAGCAGGGAGGCAATTGCGCCTTAACGAAGCCTGATGAAGTCGTCGTTAAACACGGGGTGACCATTATTGGCTATACTGACCTACCGAGCCGCCTCCCCACCCAATCGAGCCAACTCTACGCCAACAACTTGCGTCACCTGCTGGAAGAATTGTGCCCGGAAAAGGATGGCACCGTCCATTTGAATATGGAAGACGAGATGCTTCGGGGCCTCACGGTGATCAAAGAAGGAGAAATTACCTGGCCCCCACCGCCACCTAAGATATCAGCCGCACCTGCTCCCAAACCAGAGCAACCACAACCAGCGCCTGCCCCAGCCGAGGCAAAAGCAAAGTGGAAACTTCCCACGGAATGGCGAATTGCTTTAATTATGGCCCTAGGCGGCCTAGGTTTATGGGGCCTGGGGACAGTGGCTCCCCCCTCCTTCATGAGCCATTTCACGGTATTCGTGTTAGCTTGCTTCGTGGGCTATCAGGTTATCTGGAATGTAACGCCCTCTTTGCACACCCCACTGATGAGTGTCACCAATGCCATCAGTAGCATTATCATCATCGGAGCGCTGATACAGGTGTCTAAATCGGGGATTCTGATTGCACTCCTGGCCGGAATCGCCATCTTAATCACCAGCATCAACATTGCAGGCGGTTTTCTCGTGACCCAGCGTATGCTGCGGATGTTCAGGAAATAG
- the pntB gene encoding Re/Si-specific NAD(P)(+) transhydrogenase subunit beta yields the protein MSQGLVTMAYIGATILFILSLGGLSHQETARRGNLYGMVGMAIAILATILSEAVTGIGAYVWIVIAMIIGAIGGVKVAQQVKMTQMPELVAILHSFVGLAAVLVGYTNFIAPEAHPTGVEKTIHDIETYLGVLIGAVTFSGSVIAFGKLSGRISSKPLLLPARHWLNLGLLILAIWLGKAFVGAESTGGGLFYLFLMTIIALGFGVHMVMTIGGADMPVVISMLNSYSGWAAAATGFMLANDLLIVTGALVGSSGAILSYIMCRAMNRNFISVIMGGFGAEGGGATATAPGDAQGVVAITAEETAHLLETAKNITIIPGYGMAVAHAQHTVYEITKLLREQNINVRFAIHPVAGRMPGHMNVLLAEAKVPYDIVLEMDEINQDFPTTDVAVVIGANDIVNPSAQEIPDSPIAGMPVLEAWKAKTTIVLKRGMATGYAGVDNPLFYKENTRMLFGDAKESLDTVLSHLHKDTQETASYRAAAN from the coding sequence ATGTCCCAAGGCTTGGTTACCATGGCCTATATTGGCGCAACTATCCTGTTCATCCTCAGTCTGGGAGGCTTGAGCCACCAGGAAACAGCGCGGCGCGGCAACCTCTACGGCATGGTGGGCATGGCCATCGCCATCCTCGCCACGATCCTCAGCGAAGCAGTTACCGGTATCGGCGCTTATGTGTGGATAGTCATCGCCATGATTATCGGCGCAATCGGGGGGGTCAAAGTGGCCCAGCAAGTCAAGATGACCCAAATGCCGGAACTGGTGGCCATACTCCATAGTTTTGTTGGCCTTGCTGCCGTCTTAGTCGGCTATACCAACTTTATTGCTCCAGAGGCCCACCCCACCGGGGTCGAAAAAACAATCCATGACATTGAAACCTATCTCGGCGTGCTTATTGGGGCCGTCACCTTTTCCGGTTCCGTCATTGCTTTTGGCAAGCTGAGCGGACGTATCAGCAGCAAACCATTGTTGCTTCCTGCCCGTCACTGGTTAAATCTAGGGCTTTTGATTTTAGCAATTTGGCTAGGTAAGGCCTTTGTGGGAGCTGAATCAACGGGTGGAGGGTTGTTCTACCTCTTCCTGATGACGATCATTGCACTGGGGTTTGGCGTCCACATGGTGATGACTATTGGAGGCGCAGACATGCCCGTCGTTATCTCCATGCTCAATAGCTACTCAGGATGGGCGGCAGCAGCCACGGGCTTTATGCTTGCCAATGATCTATTGATTGTTACCGGAGCCTTGGTAGGCAGTAGCGGCGCCATTCTCAGCTATATCATGTGCCGGGCAATGAACCGCAATTTCATCAGTGTAATTATGGGGGGGTTTGGTGCCGAAGGGGGAGGCGCTACCGCTACCGCCCCTGGCGACGCCCAGGGGGTCGTGGCCATTACTGCTGAAGAAACTGCCCATCTGTTGGAAACGGCTAAAAACATCACCATTATCCCCGGTTATGGCATGGCCGTGGCTCATGCCCAACATACCGTTTATGAAATCACCAAATTATTGCGTGAGCAAAACATTAATGTCCGCTTTGCAATCCATCCCGTTGCTGGGCGCATGCCAGGTCATATGAATGTATTGCTGGCCGAAGCCAAGGTCCCCTACGACATCGTCTTGGAAATGGATGAGATTAACCAGGACTTCCCCACCACGGACGTGGCGGTGGTGATTGGCGCCAATGACATTGTCAACCCTTCCGCCCAGGAAATTCCCGATAGTCCCATTGCCGGCATGCCGGTGCTTGAAGCGTGGAAAGCAAAAACCACCATCGTGCTGAAAAGAGGCATGGCGACGGGGTATGCGGGTGTAGATAATCCGTTGTTCTACAAAGAAAACACGCGCATGCTTTTCGGCGATGCCAAGGAAAGTCTGGATACGGTGCTCTCCCATCTCCATAAGGATACTCAAGAAACCGCTTCCTATCGTGCTGCCGCCAACTAA